In Taeniopygia guttata chromosome 2, bTaeGut7.mat, whole genome shotgun sequence, one genomic interval encodes:
- the CDK5 gene encoding cyclin-dependent kinase 5 produces the protein MQKYEKLEKIGEGTYGTVFKAKNRETHEIVALKRVRLDDDDEGVPSSALREICLLKELKHKNIVRLHDVLHSDKKLTLVFEFCDQDLKKYFDSCNGDLDPEIVKSFMYQLLKGLAFCHSRNVLHRDLKPQNLLINRNGELKLADFGLARAFGIPVRCYSAEVVTLWYRPPDVLFGAKLYSTSIDMWSAGCIFAELANAGRPLFPGNDVDDQLKRIFRLLGTPTEEQWPAMAKLPDYKPYPMYPATTSLVNVVPKLNATGRDLLQNLLKCNPVQRISAEEALQHPYFTDFCPP, from the exons ATGCAGAAATACGAGAAGCTGGAGAAGATCGGCGAAG GCACCTACGGGACCGTGTTCAAGGCCAAGAACCGGGAGACGCACGAGATCGTGGCGCTGAAGCGGGTGCGGCTGGACGACGATGATGAG GGGGTGCCCAGCTCGGCGCTGCGGGAGATCTGCCTGCTCAAGGAGCTCAAGCACAAGAACATTGTCAG gctgcacGACGTTCTGCACAGCGACAAGAAGCTGACCCTGGTCTTTGAGTTCTGCGACCAG GACCTGAAGAAATACTTCGACAGCTGCAATGGGGATCTGGACCCCGAGATTGTCAAG TCGTTCATGTACCAGCTGCTGAAGGGCCTCGCCTTCTGCCACAGCCGCAACGTGCTGCACCGGGACCTGAAACCCCAGAACCTGCTCATCAACCGG AACGGGGAGCTCAAGCTGGCGGATTTCGGGCTGGCTCGGGCCTTCGGCATCCCTGTGCGCTGCTACTCAGCCGAG gtGGTCACTCTGTGGTACCGGCCCCCCGACGTTCTCTTCGGTGCCAAGCTCTACTCCACCTCCATCGACATGTGGTCAGCCGGGTGCATCTTTGCGG AACTGGCCAACGCGGGGCGGCCCCTCTTCCCGGGCAACGACGTGGACGACCAGCTGAAGAGGATCTTCCG GCTGCTGGGGACCCCCACGGAGGAGCAGTGGCCGGCCATGGCCAAGCTGCCGGACTACAAG ccctaCCCCATGTACCCAGCTACCACTTCCCTGGTCAACGTGGTGCCCAAGCTGAACGCGACTGGCCGGGACCTGCtgcag aACCTGCTCAAGTGCAACCCGGTGCAGCGGATCTCGGCGGAGGaggccctgcagcacccctACTTCACCGACTTCTGCCCCCCCTAG